The following coding sequences are from one Triticum dicoccoides isolate Atlit2015 ecotype Zavitan chromosome 4A, WEW_v2.0, whole genome shotgun sequence window:
- the LOC119285917 gene encoding uncharacterized protein LOC119285917 has translation MPMELAVIHLVRPALTPSPSLRPRGRRMLRLRVRCRIDGDEGGGARGSEEDAPESLFAKELRRRGMAAGSVPSGEKSGAAAEAEEGGQGGEAGRKRGVGAAAAEFEMAAAGPDGQRERSMALNSEGLEGLVPRAKLLLSLGGTFSLAFGPLIIVTVSLFAGLYLYFGQSFVHDGSKKPVAPPPYIDPYELLEDDMISRPSLDVF, from the exons ATGCCCATGGAACTGGCCGTGATCCACCTCGTGCGCCCAGCCCTCACACCGTCGCCTTCGCTGCGGCCGCGTGGACGGCGCATGCTGCGCCTACGCGTGAGGTGCCGTATCGACGGGGATGAGGGGGGTGGAGCCCGGGGGAGCGAGGAGGACGCGCCCGAGTCGCTGTTTGCAAAGGAGCTGAGGCGGCGGGGTATGGCGGCGGGGTCCGTCCCTTCCGGGGAGAAGTCGGGGGCAGCCGCGGAGGCGGAggaaggcggccaagggggagaggcgGGGAGGAAGCGCGGggtcggtgcggcggcggcggagttcgAGATGGCTGCGGCCGGGCCGGACGGGCAGAGAGAGCGGTCCATGGCGCTCAACAGCGAAGGCCTTGAG GGTCTAGTACCACGGGCAAAGCTGTTACTATCACTTGGTGGTACTTTTTCCCTGGCATTTGGTCCTCTGATTATTGTCACGGTTTCTCTATTTGCTGGTCTTTATCTG TATTTTGGGCAAAGCTTTGTACATGACGGGAGCAAGAAACCAGTGGCGCCACCACCATACATTGATCCATATGAGCTACTGGAAGACGATATGATCTCCCGGCCCTCCCTTGATGTGTTCTGA